The proteins below are encoded in one region of Sulfolobus islandicus Y.N.15.51:
- the wrbA gene encoding NAD(P)H:quinone oxidoreductase → MECPKILVLFYGYGSIVDLAKNVAEGAKEIAKEVKLARVKEYLPEEMVKKFRIPIDTVKDIPEATLSDLEWSDGIVMGSPTRYGNMTGQLKLFLDQTAELWTKGALYGKPVGFFTEASTIHGGHESTILAMANYAYHHGMIIVPLGYGIKEVSSTTTGGSPYGASHLGNKKELDENEIKIAKFLGKRVAEVAKKLRC, encoded by the coding sequence ATGGAATGCCCTAAAATCCTTGTCCTATTCTATGGATATGGTTCGATAGTGGATTTAGCTAAAAATGTAGCAGAAGGAGCTAAGGAAATAGCAAAAGAAGTCAAATTGGCTAGAGTAAAAGAATATCTTCCAGAGGAAATGGTTAAGAAGTTTAGAATCCCTATTGATACTGTTAAGGATATACCGGAGGCTACGCTATCAGATCTTGAATGGTCTGATGGAATTGTAATGGGATCTCCAACTAGATATGGAAATATGACTGGTCAACTAAAATTATTTTTAGACCAAACTGCTGAATTGTGGACGAAAGGGGCATTGTACGGAAAACCAGTGGGATTCTTCACAGAGGCATCAACAATACATGGAGGACATGAGAGTACAATATTAGCAATGGCGAACTACGCTTATCATCATGGAATGATAATAGTTCCATTAGGATATGGAATAAAGGAAGTCTCAAGTACTACGACTGGAGGAAGCCCATATGGGGCATCGCACTTGGGAAATAAGAAGGAGTTAGATGAAAATGAGATTAAGATTGCGAAGTTCCTAGGTAAAAGAGTTGCAGAAGTTGCAAAGAAGTTGAGATGTTAA
- a CDS encoding lipoate--protein ligase family protein: MENKNIVKLRVLLKEYPNDPYLNVAMDEALLLNSKDVPTLRIWRNDKSVILGILSTVNDEVNLEMIKKYGVKLVRRISGGGSVFHDMGNINYTFITNGQGGIDYLYGYLLKGTISAIESLINDRVEVYNETDIAFKGYKISGNAGYINEDRYLLHGTLLVSSNLDILHKVLIIPPKNYIKKDNINMIKYKVSNLLNLINGNISYDEVVEVFIRGFSSLLHCDDYFLDDISDRELKHAMRLANEKYSKKEFIYKR; encoded by the coding sequence ATGGAAAATAAAAACATAGTGAAGCTTAGGGTATTATTAAAGGAATATCCTAATGATCCCTATTTGAATGTTGCAATGGACGAAGCACTTTTATTAAATAGTAAAGATGTTCCTACTTTAAGAATATGGAGAAATGATAAGAGCGTAATTTTAGGAATATTGTCAACTGTTAATGATGAGGTTAATTTAGAAATGATTAAGAAATATGGTGTAAAATTGGTTAGGAGGATTAGTGGGGGAGGGTCAGTCTTTCATGATATGGGGAACATAAACTATACTTTCATAACAAACGGTCAAGGTGGCATAGATTACCTTTACGGCTATTTACTAAAAGGCACGATTAGTGCTATAGAGAGTTTAATAAATGATAGAGTTGAGGTTTATAACGAAACTGATATTGCGTTTAAGGGTTACAAGATTTCTGGTAATGCTGGATATATAAATGAAGATAGGTATCTTTTACATGGCACTCTTCTCGTTTCATCTAATTTGGATATATTGCATAAGGTATTAATCATACCTCCTAAAAATTACATAAAAAAAGACAATATTAACATGATAAAGTATAAAGTCAGCAATCTCCTAAACCTGATAAACGGCAATATAAGCTATGATGAAGTAGTTGAAGTTTTCATAAGAGGTTTCTCGTCACTCTTACATTGTGATGATTATTTTTTAGACGATATAAGTGATAGGGAATTGAAGCATGCAATGAGGCTGGCTAATGAAAAGTACTCCAAAAAAGAGTTCATTTATAAACGTTAA
- the lipA gene encoding lipoyl synthase, which produces MEKKVQITVYENENFKRVAEIVKTKSIATVCEEALCPNIMECWGSGTATFMIMGSICTRGCRFCYVLKGKPSPLDDEEPKRVAEAVKEMKLDYVVITSVDRDDLPDRGAQHFVNVVKTVKELNPSVIVEVLAPDFRGDINSVKKVINAGVDVFAHNVETVRRLTPIVRDPRASYEQSLNVLKYAKNVIKKSSILLGFGETWDEIIETMRDLRSVGVNILVLSQYMRPSRKQLEVKKRYTFEEFRKLEEIAYSMGFSAVLSLPLARTSYKAKEAYFKAIENAKSNSRWS; this is translated from the coding sequence ATGGAGAAAAAAGTTCAAATTACAGTTTACGAGAATGAAAACTTCAAAAGAGTGGCAGAGATCGTAAAGACAAAAAGTATTGCTACTGTATGTGAAGAGGCACTATGTCCAAACATTATGGAATGCTGGGGATCTGGGACTGCAACATTTATGATCATGGGAAGCATTTGTACTAGAGGTTGCAGATTTTGTTATGTATTAAAGGGGAAGCCATCGCCATTGGACGATGAAGAGCCTAAGCGAGTTGCAGAAGCGGTAAAGGAGATGAAACTGGATTATGTTGTAATAACTAGTGTTGATAGAGACGATCTACCTGATAGGGGAGCACAACACTTCGTTAACGTAGTAAAAACAGTAAAGGAACTTAACCCATCTGTAATAGTCGAAGTTTTAGCTCCAGACTTTAGGGGAGATATTAATTCAGTCAAAAAGGTAATTAATGCGGGAGTTGACGTATTTGCACATAACGTTGAGACTGTAAGAAGATTAACGCCAATAGTAAGAGACCCTAGAGCATCATATGAACAAAGCCTTAACGTTTTAAAATACGCAAAAAACGTAATAAAAAAATCCTCGATCCTCTTAGGTTTTGGTGAGACCTGGGATGAGATAATTGAGACCATGAGAGATTTGAGAAGTGTAGGAGTTAATATATTGGTACTTTCACAATACATGAGGCCTAGTCGTAAACAATTGGAGGTTAAGAAGCGTTATACTTTTGAGGAATTTAGGAAGCTTGAGGAAATAGCCTACTCTATGGGTTTTTCAGCAGTGCTCTCCTTACCATTAGCTAGAACCTCTTATAAGGCGAAAGAGGCATATTTTAAGGCGATTGAAAATGCTAAGAGTAATAGTCGATGGTCCTAG
- a CDS encoding FAD-binding oxidoreductase encodes MEWIDELARIVKISDGKNDDSTRWKITVIPQTYEELRDVIKFANERKLSIYPFSFNMHHIGPPINTDIGVKLSQFNNVIEISDEDLYVTSQVGVKVSDLFEMIKANGLFLPAYYDGSLGGLLATNLPTPFSSFYGYPKNLILMAKIITGDGIIAKGGGRTLKFSSGYKIHKILSGMLGWLGIYLEATLKVYPFPEVIATFQTDKVALISKYRPISIIYEVDEKGERTHVTFIGFRKAMNKIEEEIGVKGQDGFYDINYVENERIVSIHTVRGREVEEIKRAKSIMKVKRAIGIIGTGYCRLEIASFDNLEVLRREISGHVVVEKGDYKGDYWGINDKGILRKLKEAFDPNNTLLPGLLL; translated from the coding sequence ATGGAGTGGATTGATGAATTAGCCAGAATCGTAAAGATATCTGACGGAAAAAATGATGATTCTACTCGATGGAAAATTACAGTCATACCACAAACTTACGAAGAACTTAGGGACGTAATTAAGTTTGCTAATGAGAGGAAGTTATCTATTTACCCTTTTTCATTCAATATGCATCATATAGGTCCTCCTATTAATACCGATATAGGAGTTAAATTAAGCCAATTTAATAACGTTATTGAAATTTCAGACGAGGATCTTTATGTCACATCGCAAGTTGGAGTAAAAGTTTCCGATTTATTTGAAATGATAAAAGCTAATGGCTTATTTCTTCCAGCATATTATGATGGATCCTTAGGAGGATTATTGGCAACCAACTTACCTACACCTTTCTCTTCATTTTACGGCTATCCTAAAAACTTAATATTAATGGCTAAGATAATCACTGGAGACGGTATTATAGCTAAGGGTGGTGGTAGGACCCTTAAGTTCTCTTCCGGATATAAAATACACAAAATTCTATCTGGTATGCTAGGTTGGTTAGGTATTTATCTGGAGGCGACACTAAAGGTATACCCATTTCCAGAAGTGATTGCTACATTTCAGACCGATAAAGTTGCCTTAATTAGTAAATATAGACCAATTTCCATAATATATGAAGTTGATGAGAAAGGTGAGAGGACTCACGTTACATTTATCGGATTTAGAAAAGCAATGAACAAAATAGAGGAGGAGATTGGAGTAAAAGGACAAGATGGTTTCTATGATATAAACTATGTTGAGAATGAAAGGATTGTTTCAATCCATACCGTAAGAGGGAGAGAAGTTGAAGAGATTAAGAGGGCTAAAAGTATTATGAAGGTTAAAAGGGCAATAGGAATAATTGGGACTGGGTATTGTAGATTGGAAATAGCTTCATTTGACAATCTTGAGGTATTAAGACGAGAAATAAGCGGACATGTGGTTGTTGAAAAAGGGGATTATAAGGGAGATTACTGGGGAATTAATGATAAAGGAATATTGCGCAAGCTAAAGGAAGCTTTTGATCCCAATAATACTCTTCTACCCGGATTATTACTTTAG
- a CDS encoding FAD-binding oxidoreductase: MIEKLAEIVGEEWVISSDEAKLYSYPAFIPLKIEPPLVVLPGSEEEVISLVNFLNENNIKYLVRGSGTSLSGATTPTQGEVIISLTRLNRIYSLDNFEITVGPGLANFLINKTLSNPNLFYAPDPSSYVVSSIGGNISHDSGGMHTPKYGTTFDSVIKLRVLLSDGKVEEIGGNNFFDPTSIFVGAEGTLGVILRATLRLFPKPEVSKTLLAAFNSIDNAGKAVVSVYKSGVTPAAMEFLDKNSIIAIESTQYKANYPMAEAILLIELDGYSANVEEEEARVVKVVRENNGEVFIPKDDEEKNRWWWGRKGAFPSFAYYSPAYLTLDANVPRSTLPTMLRFTYEISKKYGLPVANSFHAGDGTLHPLIGFDPKNVDETINAIKAAEEITKLAIKLGGVPSGEHGIGIEKIKFMKLYYSEDDLTLMRRLKTVFDSKRLLNPCKLVPPAKNEICNTVNRVHTYLLEGDI, encoded by the coding sequence GTGATTGAAAAATTAGCTGAGATAGTAGGCGAGGAGTGGGTAATATCAAGTGATGAAGCCAAGCTGTATTCTTATCCTGCATTTATACCTTTGAAAATAGAGCCACCACTAGTTGTTTTACCTGGAAGCGAGGAGGAAGTAATTTCCTTAGTGAATTTTCTTAACGAGAATAATATAAAGTATCTAGTAAGGGGTTCTGGGACAAGTTTAAGCGGGGCAACTACTCCGACACAAGGAGAGGTCATAATTTCGTTAACAAGACTAAACAGAATTTATTCACTGGATAATTTTGAAATCACCGTAGGACCAGGATTAGCAAACTTTCTAATTAATAAAACGTTAAGTAATCCTAACCTTTTCTATGCCCCAGATCCTTCAAGTTATGTAGTATCATCAATAGGTGGTAATATAAGTCACGACTCTGGGGGGATGCACACTCCAAAATACGGCACCACTTTCGATAGTGTAATAAAATTAAGGGTTCTTTTAAGTGATGGAAAGGTTGAGGAAATTGGTGGTAATAATTTCTTTGATCCTACATCAATATTTGTAGGTGCAGAGGGTACTTTAGGGGTTATTTTAAGAGCAACGTTAAGGTTATTTCCAAAACCCGAAGTTAGTAAGACCCTTCTAGCAGCGTTCAATTCAATTGACAATGCCGGAAAAGCCGTTGTAAGTGTTTATAAATCTGGGGTAACACCAGCTGCAATGGAGTTTCTGGATAAGAATTCCATAATTGCAATAGAGAGTACTCAATATAAGGCAAATTACCCTATGGCTGAAGCTATCCTTTTAATAGAACTAGACGGATACAGTGCAAATGTAGAAGAGGAAGAGGCTAGAGTAGTAAAGGTGGTAAGGGAAAATAATGGTGAAGTTTTCATTCCCAAAGATGATGAAGAGAAAAACAGATGGTGGTGGGGCAGAAAAGGAGCTTTTCCGTCTTTTGCCTACTATTCTCCAGCTTATTTAACATTAGACGCCAATGTTCCTAGATCAACTTTGCCAACTATGTTGAGATTCACATATGAAATCAGTAAGAAATATGGATTGCCAGTTGCAAATAGTTTTCACGCAGGGGATGGCACTTTACATCCGCTAATAGGATTCGATCCTAAAAACGTTGATGAGACAATTAATGCAATTAAGGCAGCTGAGGAGATAACGAAACTTGCTATAAAATTAGGTGGGGTACCTAGCGGGGAACACGGTATCGGAATAGAAAAGATAAAGTTTATGAAGCTTTATTACTCAGAAGACGACTTAACCTTAATGCGAAGACTGAAGACAGTATTTGATTCCAAGAGACTTCTAAATCCATGTAAGTTAGTCCCCCCAGCTAAGAATGAAATATGTAATACCGTTAATAGGGTGCATACTTACTTGTTGGAGGGAGATATATGA
- a CDS encoding lipoate--protein ligase family protein → MLRVIVDGPRDPCYNMAIDEAIMLNRNTVNYDTLRLYMWSPSGVSLGRGQNANASYLDKIKELGFRLVRRPTGGGALLHPEDNEITYSVVLSTNSTIAKSSVDESAIEIAKGILYTLQILGENVDIRGLGDMKKHDLCYLRSGSSDVVVAGRKISGSAQVRDDKALLQHGTLLLKFEPEIWLKVIRAPEVTEEFLKSRIVGLFEFMEVGLDQIFDAMIKGFAKALNEKDVFMGSLTPNEIKLANRLYKEKYSNERWNLLGIQ, encoded by the coding sequence ATGCTAAGAGTAATAGTCGATGGTCCTAGAGATCCATGTTATAATATGGCAATTGATGAGGCAATAATGCTGAATAGAAATACTGTTAATTACGATACGTTAAGACTATATATGTGGTCTCCCTCTGGAGTAAGCCTAGGGAGGGGACAGAACGCCAACGCATCGTATTTGGATAAGATTAAGGAGTTAGGCTTTAGGTTAGTGAGAAGACCCACTGGTGGTGGGGCATTGTTACACCCAGAGGATAACGAGATTACATATAGTGTAGTATTGTCAACAAATAGTACAATAGCTAAGTCTAGTGTTGATGAATCTGCCATAGAGATCGCTAAGGGCATATTATATACTCTTCAAATCTTAGGGGAGAACGTTGATATTAGAGGCTTAGGGGATATGAAAAAACATGACTTATGCTATTTGAGGAGTGGATCAAGCGATGTGGTAGTAGCCGGGAGAAAAATATCTGGATCAGCTCAAGTAAGGGATGATAAAGCGTTATTACAACATGGTACATTGCTGCTTAAGTTTGAACCAGAAATTTGGCTAAAGGTTATTAGAGCACCAGAAGTTACTGAAGAGTTCTTAAAAAGTAGGATAGTGGGCTTATTTGAGTTTATGGAAGTGGGATTAGATCAAATATTCGACGCAATGATAAAAGGCTTCGCTAAGGCGTTAAATGAAAAAGACGTATTTATGGGGAGTCTAACTCCGAACGAAATAAAATTAGCTAATAGACTTTACAAGGAAAAATATTCTAACGAGAGATGGAATTTATTAGGTATCCAATAA
- a CDS encoding (Fe-S)-binding protein codes for MISSLKLTEMCTHCGFCLETCPTYVVTRNEVHSPRGRIEAVRLGINSVGFETCMYCRLCETACPAGVKYGQIITPVRKSSTKKTLMEKMLENPKLLSKSLKLLDKVSSYPEVERFMKFIKPNEISEPLETNDEGDIILFPGCIESVIFRRTVEKAYKFLSKNYKIKIINGCCGLAHISNGNHEGARKLAMKLAEKVKGKKVITLQSNCAAFMKEYKEWFGIEINSNDFAEFLIKEGIELPKVSDTFTIHYPCHAYRQKLTTHIRNAVEKMGVKISEMEDPHFECGAGGDYWISHPKLSDMVINVKKEKIAKSKAKKVIVTNSVCALAIRSMGYDVYHIADLLDT; via the coding sequence ATGATCTCATCTTTGAAATTAACTGAAATGTGTACCCATTGTGGATTTTGTCTAGAAACTTGCCCAACTTATGTTGTAACTAGAAACGAAGTTCACTCACCAAGGGGTAGAATTGAGGCCGTAAGGCTTGGAATAAACAGTGTTGGATTTGAGACGTGTATGTATTGTAGATTATGCGAAACTGCTTGTCCAGCAGGCGTTAAATACGGTCAAATTATCACGCCAGTTAGGAAAAGCTCCACAAAGAAAACCCTAATGGAAAAGATGTTAGAGAACCCAAAATTACTAAGCAAGTCATTAAAACTGTTAGATAAGGTAAGTAGCTATCCAGAGGTGGAAAGGTTTATGAAATTCATTAAACCTAATGAGATCTCAGAACCATTAGAAACTAATGATGAGGGGGACATAATATTATTTCCTGGTTGTATAGAATCCGTTATATTTAGAAGAACTGTTGAAAAGGCTTACAAATTCTTAAGTAAAAATTATAAGATAAAAATTATTAATGGATGTTGTGGTTTAGCTCATATAAGTAATGGAAATCATGAAGGGGCTAGAAAGTTAGCAATGAAACTTGCTGAAAAGGTTAAGGGTAAAAAGGTCATAACATTACAGTCTAATTGTGCTGCATTTATGAAGGAGTATAAGGAATGGTTTGGTATAGAAATCAATTCAAATGATTTTGCAGAATTTTTAATCAAAGAAGGCATAGAATTACCTAAGGTTAGTGATACATTTACTATTCACTATCCTTGTCATGCATATAGGCAAAAGCTAACTACGCATATTCGTAATGCAGTCGAGAAAATGGGGGTTAAAATAAGTGAAATGGAAGATCCACATTTTGAATGTGGTGCTGGTGGAGACTATTGGATATCTCATCCTAAGCTGTCTGATATGGTAATAAACGTTAAGAAGGAAAAGATAGCTAAAAGTAAAGCTAAAAAGGTTATTGTAACAAATAGCGTTTGTGCATTAGCCATAAGGTCAATGGGTTATGATGTATATCATATTGCTGACTTATTGGATACCTAA
- a CDS encoding biotin/lipoyl-containing protein, with the protein MQAELKIPEDIWPRRRDWGGEIVSLYIKEGSEIKIGDVIAEVEIEKAILKILSQYNGKVIKVLVKEGDKILPGSVIALIEV; encoded by the coding sequence GTGCAAGCTGAGTTAAAGATCCCTGAAGATATATGGCCTAGAAGAAGAGATTGGGGAGGCGAAATAGTCTCATTATACATAAAAGAAGGAAGTGAGATTAAAATAGGAGATGTTATAGCTGAGGTTGAAATTGAGAAAGCAATATTGAAGATTTTATCCCAGTACAATGGCAAGGTAATTAAAGTTTTGGTAAAAGAAGGAGATAAGATATTGCCGGGATCAGTTATAGCATTAATAGAGGTTTAG